In one window of Gopherus evgoodei ecotype Sinaloan lineage unplaced genomic scaffold, rGopEvg1_v1.p scaffold_40_arrow_ctg1, whole genome shotgun sequence DNA:
- the DNMT1 gene encoding DNA (cytosine-5)-methyltransferase 1 isoform X4, protein MEMEEAVASSSSSLATMSKTRKARRSKSNGENKKSPASSRVTRSSGRQPTILALFSKGSNKRKSDEVNGEVKQETNPEKEEEELEEKEQDEKRIKIETKEGSEIKEEATQVKTAPPAKTTPPKCVDCRQYLDDPDLKFFQGDPDDALEEPEMLTDERLSIFDANEDGFESYEDLPQHKVTSFSVYDKKGHLCPFDTGLIERNIELYFSGAVKPIYDDNPCLDGGVRAKKLGPINAWWITGFDGGERALIGFTTAFADYILMDPSEEYAPTFALMQEKIYMSKIVVEFLQNNPDVSYEDLLNKIETTVPPAGLNFNRFTEDSLLRHAQFVVEQVESYDEAGDSDEPPVLITPCMRDLIKLAGVTLGKRRAARRQAIRHPTKIDKDKGPTKATTTKLVYLIFDTFFSEQIEKNEREEDKENAMKRRRCGVCEVCQQPECGKCKACQNMVKFGGSGRSKQACLQRRCPNLAVREADEDEEVDDNIPEMPSPKKMLQGRKKKQNKSRISWVGEPIKRDGKKDYYQKVCIDSETLEVGDCVSVSPDEPSKPLYLARVTALWEDSSGQMFHAHWFCQGIDTVLGKTSDSLELFLVDECEDMQLSYIHGKVNVVYKAPSENWALEGGLDMEIKMVEDDGRTYFYQMWYDQEYARFESPPKLQPLEDNKYKFCMSCARLDEVRQKEILRVMEPQEEVDGKMFYGLATKNGVQYRIGDGVFLLPEAFSFSMKLASPAKRPKKEAVDEELYPEHYRKSSEYIKGSNQDAPEPYRVGRIKEIFCSIRNNGKPNEADIKLRVYKFYRPENTHKSMKASYHSDINLLYWSDEEVTLDFKAVQGRCRVEYGEDLTECIQDYSASGSDRFYFLEAYNAKTKSFEDPPNHARRAGSKGKGKGKGKGKGKSASASEQSRQEAAEVKLPKLRTLDVFSGCGGLSEGFHQAGISETLWAIEMWDPAAQAFRLNNPGTTVFTEDCNVLLKLVMSGEKTNSLGQKLPQKGDVEMLCGGPPCQGFSGMNRFNSRTYSKFKNSLVVSFLSYCDYYRPRFFLLENVRNFVSFKRSMVLKLTLRCLVRMGYQCTFGVLQAGQYGVAQTRRRAIVLAAAPGEKLPMFPEPLHVFAPRACQLSVVVDDKKFVSNITRTYSGPFRTITVRDTMSDLPEIRNGASALEISYNGEPQSWFQRQIRGSQYQPILRDHICKDMSALVAARMRHVPLAPGSDWRDLPNIEVRLSDGTTTRKLRYTHHEKKNGRSSTGALRGVCSCAEGKPCDPADRQFNTLIPWCLPHTGNRHNHWAGLYGRLEWDGFFSTTVTNPEPMGKQGRVLHPEQHRVVSVRECARSQGFPDTYRLFGNVLDKHRQVGNAVPPPLAKSIGLEIKSCVLAKMKEEATDNSKPEKMDTLD, encoded by the exons ATGGAGATGGAGGAAGCCGTGGCATCCTCCTCCTCGTCATTGGCAACCATGTCAAAAACCCGCAAAGCCAGGAGGAGCAAATCCAACGGCGAGAACAAAA AATCCCCAGCCAGTTCCAGGGTGACCCGGAGCTCTGGCAGGCAGCCGACCATCCTAGCTCTGTTTTCCAAAGG ATCCAACAAACGCAAATCGGACGAGGTGAACGGAGAAGTGAAGCAAGAAACGAATccagagaaggaggaagaagagcTAGAAGAGAAG GAGCAGGatgaaaaaagaattaaaattgaAACCAAAGAAGG GTCTGAGATAAAAGAGGAAGCTACGCAGGTTAAAACCGCACCGCCTGCTAAA ACCACGCCTCCCAAGTGTGTCGACTGCAGACAGTACCTGGACGATCCCGACCTCAAGTTCTTCCAGGGGGATCCCGACGATGCG ctggagGAGCCGGAGATGCTGACAGACGAGCGCTTGTCCATTTTTGATGCCAATGAAGATGGGTTTGAAAGTTATGAGGATTTGCCCCAGCACAAAGTGACCTCCTTCAG CGTCTACGACAAAAAGGGTCATTTGTGTCCGTTTGACACCGGGCTCATAGAGAGGAACATAGAACTGTACTTCAGTGGTGCTGTGAAACCAATATATGACGACAACCCTTGTCTAGATG GTGGCGTCCGAGCCAAGAAACTAGGTCCCATAAATGCTTGGTGGATCACTGGGTTTGACGGAGGAGAAAGAGCCTTGATCGGCTTCACTACAG cctTTGCGGATTACATTCTCATGGATCCCAGCGAGGAATATGCTCCCACCTTTGCCTTAATGCAGGAGAAGATCTACATGAGTAAAATTGTTGTGGAATTCCTCCAGAACAATCCCGATGTCAGCTATGAGGACTTGCTGAACAAGATCGAG AcaacagtgcctcctgctgggctgaacTTCAACCGCTTCACGGAGGACTCTCTGCTGCGGCACGCCCAGTTCGTGGTGGAGCAGGTGGAGAGCTACGATGAGGCTGGAGACAGTGATGAGCCGCCCGTCCTCATCACGCCGTGCATGAGAGACCTGATCAAACTGGCGGGCGTCACCCTGGGGAAGAG GCGAGCGGCGAGGAGACAGGCCATTCGGCATCCCACCAAGATAGACAAGGACAAAGGGCCCACCAAGGCCACCACCACCAAGCTGGTGTACCTCATCTTCGACACCTTCTTCTCGGAGCAGATCGAGAAGAACGAGAGAGAGGAAGACAAGGAGAACGCCATGAAGCGCCGGCGCTGCGGCGTGTGTGAG gTCTGTCAGCAGCCCGAGTGTGGAAAGTGCAAAGCCTGCCAGAACATGGTCAAGTTTGGTGGTAGTGGACGGAGCAAGCAAGCCTGCCTGCAGAGGAG GTGCCCCAATCTGGCCGTCAGAGAAGCAGATGAAGACGAGGAGGTGGACGATAACATCCCCGAAATGCCGTCCCCCAAAAAAATGCTCCAGGGAAGGAAGAAGAAGCAGAATAAAAGCAGGATTTCCTGGGTGGGGGAGCCAATCAAG CGCGACGGGAAGAAGGACTATTACCAGAAGGTTTGCATTGATTCCGAGACCCTGGAGGTGGGGGACTGCGTTTCCGTCAGCCCCGACGAGCCCTCCAAGCCTCTCTACCTAGCCAG AGTCACTGCGCTGTGGGAAGACAGCAGTGGACAAATGTTCCATGCCCACTGGTTCTGCCAGGGCATCGACACTGTCCTGGGAAAGACCTCGGACTCGTTGGAGCTCTTCCTGGTGGACGAGTGCGAGGACATGCAGCTGTCCTACATCCACGGCAAAGTGAACGTTGTCTACAAGGCTCCCTCGGAGAACTGGGCCTTGGAG GGGGGGCTGGACATGGAGATAAAGATGGTGGAAGACGACGGCAGAACCTATTTCTACCAAATGTGGTATGATCAAGAGTATGCCAGGTTCGAGTCTCCTCCGAAGCTCCAGCCCTTGGAAGACAACAAGTACAA GTTCTGTATGAGCTGCGCTCGCTTGGACGAGGTGAGGCAGAAGGAAATACTCAGAGTCATGGAGCCCCAAGAGGAGGTGGACGGGAAGATGTTTTACGGCCTGGCGACAAAGAACGGGGTGCAGTACAGGATAGGGGATGGCGTCTTCCTGCTGCCGGAGGCTTTCTCCTTCAG catgAAGCTGGCCAGCCCAGCCAAGCGCCCCAAGAAGGAGGCTGTGGATGAGGAGCTGTACCCAGAGCACTACCGCAAGTCCTCCGAGTACATCAAGGGCAGCAACCAGGACGCCCCGGAGCCGTACCGCGTGGGCCGCATCAAGGAGATCTTCTGCAGCATACGCAACAATGGCAAGCCCAACGAAGCTGACATCAAGCTGCGGGTCTACAAGTTCTACAG GCCTGAGAATACCCACAAGTCCATGAAAGCAAGTTACCACTCGGACATCAACCTGCTGTACTGGAGCGATGAGGAGGTGACGCTGGACTTCAAGGCCGTGCAGGGCCGCTGCAGGGTGGAGTACGGAGAGGACCTGACGGAATGTATTCAGGACTATTCTGCCAGCGGGTCTGACCGTTTCTACTTCCTAGAG GCTTACAATGCAAAAACCAAGAGCTTTGAAGACCCCCCGAACCATGCCCGCCGAGCTGGCAGTAAAGGCAAGGGCAAAGGCAAAGGCAAAG GCAAAGGCAAGTCGGCGTCTGCCTCGGAGCAAAGCAGACAGGAGGCTGCCGAGGTGAAGCTGCCCAAACTGCGCACCCTGGACGTGTTCTCGGGCTGCGGGGGCCTGTCTGAGGGATTCCACCAAGCAG GGATCTCGGAGACGCTGTGGGCCATCGAGATGTGGGATCCGGCTGCCCAGGCCTTCCGCCTCAATAATCCCGGCACCACGGTGTTCACCGAGGACTGCAATGTGCTGCTGAAGCTGGTCATGTCTGGTGAGAAGACCAACTCGCTGGGCCAGAAGCTCCCGCAGAAGGGGGACGTGGAGATGCTGTGCGGCGGCCCGCCCTGCCAGGGCTTCAGCGGCATGAATCGCTTCAACTCCCGCACCTACTCCAAGTTCAAGAACTCCCTGGTGGTCTCCTTTCTCAG TTACTGTGACTACTACAGACCCAGGTTCTTCCTGCTGGAGAATGTGAGGAACTTTGTCTCCTTCAAGCGCTCCATGGTGCTGAAGCTCACCCTGCGGTGCCTCGTGCGAATGGGCTACCAGTGCACCTTCGGGGTGCTGCAG GCGGGTCAGTACGGCGTGGCCCAGACACGCCGAAGGGCCATCGTCCTCGCTGCGGCCCCTGGAGAGAAGCTGCCCATGTTCCCTGAGCCCCTGCATGTGTTCGCACCCCGGGCCTGCCAGCTGAGCGTCGTGGTGGACGACAAGAAGTTTGTCAGCAATATCACCAG AACGTACTCAGGGCCCTTCCGAACCATCACGGTCCGGGACACCATGTCCGACCTGCCGGAGATCAGGAACGGCGCCTCGGCACTCGAGATCTCTTACAATGGGGAGCCGCAGTCCTGGTTCCAGCGGCAAATCAGGGGCTCGCAGTATCAACCCATCCTCAGGGATCACATCTGCAAG GACATGAGCGCGCTGGTAGCTGCTCGGATGAGGCACGTTCCCCTGGCCCCGGGCTCAGACTGGCGCGACCTGCCCAACATCGAGGTGCGGCTGTCGGACGGCACCACCACCCGGAAGCTGCGGTACACTCACCATGAGAAGAAGAATGGACGCAGCAGCACTGGAGCGTTGCGGGGGGTGTGCTCCTGCGCAGAAG GTAAACCATGCGACCCGGCAGACCGACAGTTCAACACCCTCATCCCCTGGTGCCTGCCCCACACCGGCAATCGGCACAACCATTGGGCCGGACTGTATGGCAGGCTAGAGTGGGACGGCTTCTTCAGCACCACCGTCACCAACCCGGAGCCCATGGGCAAACAG GGCCGAGTGCTTCATCCGGAGCAGCACCGGGTGGTGAGCGTGCGGGAGTGTGCGCGATCCCAGGGCTTCCCGGACACCTAcaggctctttggcaatgtcctGGACAAACACAGACAG GTTGGCAACGCAGTGCCTCCGCCTCTGGCGAAATCCATCGGGCTGGAGATCAAGTCGTGTGTGTTGGCAAAAATGAAAGAGGAGGCCACAG
- the DNMT1 gene encoding DNA (cytosine-5)-methyltransferase 1 isoform X3, with protein sequence MNVGRRSCLCPEGKAMGAPNAYVAGGTGRKLVACNTCSLCPQECVKEKLSLVHGFLQADAQNQLSDLETKLHREELSEEGYLARVKALLSKELSVENGDAAALSQKSNGCSENGAYGSDEDSERAGPEGEEDSAMEMEEAVASSSSSLATMSKTRKARRSKSNGENKKSPASSRVTRSSGRQPTILALFSKGSNKRKSDEVNGEVKQETNPEKEEEELEEKEQDEKRIKIETKEGSEIKEEATQVKTAPPAKTTPPKCVDCRQYLDDPDLKFFQGDPDDALEEPEMLTDERLSIFDANEDGFESYEDLPQHKVTSFSVYDKKGHLCPFDTGLIERNIELYFSGAVKPIYDDNPCLDGGVRAKKLGPINAWWITGFDGGERALIGFTTAFADYILMDPSEEYAPTFALMQEKIYMSKIVVEFLQNNPDVSYEDLLNKIETTVPPAGLNFNRFTEDSLLRHAQFVVEQVESYDEAGDSDEPPVLITPCMRDLIKLAGVTLGKRRAARRQAIRHPTKIDKDKGPTKATTTKLVYLIFDTFFSEQIEKNEREEDKENAMKRRRCGVCEVCQQPECGKCKACQNMVKFGGSGRSKQACLQRRCPNLAVREADEDEEVDDNIPEMPSPKKMLQGRKKKQNKSRISWVGEPIKRDGKKDYYQKVCIDSETLEVGDCVSVSPDEPSKPLYLARVTALWEDSSGQMFHAHWFCQGIDTVLGKTSDSLELFLVDECEDMQLSYIHGKVNVVYKAPSENWALEGGLDMEIKMVEDDGRTYFYQMWYDQEYARFESPPKLQPLEDNKYKFCMSCARLDEVRQKEILRVMEPQEEVDGKMFYGLATKNGVQYRIGDGVFLLPEAFSFRPENTHKSMKASYHSDINLLYWSDEEVTLDFKAVQGRCRVEYGEDLTECIQDYSASGSDRFYFLEAYNAKTKSFEDPPNHARRAGSKGKGKGKGKGKGKSASASEQSRQEAAEVKLPKLRTLDVFSGCGGLSEGFHQAGISETLWAIEMWDPAAQAFRLNNPGTTVFTEDCNVLLKLVMSGEKTNSLGQKLPQKGDVEMLCGGPPCQGFSGMNRFNSRTYSKFKNSLVVSFLSYCDYYRPRFFLLENVRNFVSFKRSMVLKLTLRCLVRMGYQCTFGVLQAGQYGVAQTRRRAIVLAAAPGEKLPMFPEPLHVFAPRACQLSVVVDDKKFVSNITRTYSGPFRTITVRDTMSDLPEIRNGASALEISYNGEPQSWFQRQIRGSQYQPILRDHICKDMSALVAARMRHVPLAPGSDWRDLPNIEVRLSDGTTTRKLRYTHHEKKNGRSSTGALRGVCSCAEGKPCDPADRQFNTLIPWCLPHTGNRHNHWAGLYGRLEWDGFFSTTVTNPEPMGKQGRVLHPEQHRVVSVRECARSQGFPDTYRLFGNVLDKHRQVGNAVPPPLAKSIGLEIKSCVLAKMKEEATDNSKPEKMDTLD encoded by the exons atgAACGTCGGGCGCAGAAGCTGCCTGTGCCCAGAAGGAAAGGCCATGGGAGCACCCAATGCCTATGTGGCTGGGGGAACTGGTCGCAAGCTTGTTGCCTGTAACACCTGCTCCTTGTGCCCTCAGGAGTGCGTGAAGGAGAAGCTGAGTCTGGTCCATGGCTTCCTACAAGCAGATGCACAGAATCAGCTGAGCGACCTCGAGACCAAGCTGCACAGAGAGGAGCTGTCggag GAGGGGTACCTGGCCCGGGTGAAGGCCTTGCTCAGCAAAGAGCTGTCGGTGGAGAACGGGGACGCCGCAGCGCTCAGCCAGAAATCCAACGGATGCTCCGAGAATGGCGCCTATGGCAGCGACGAGGACTCAGAGAGAGCCGGCCCTGAGGGGGAGGAGGACAGTGCTATGGAGATGGAGGAAGCCGTGGCATCCTCCTCCTCGTCATTGGCAACCATGTCAAAAACCCGCAAAGCCAGGAGGAGCAAATCCAACGGCGAGAACAAAA AATCCCCAGCCAGTTCCAGGGTGACCCGGAGCTCTGGCAGGCAGCCGACCATCCTAGCTCTGTTTTCCAAAGG ATCCAACAAACGCAAATCGGACGAGGTGAACGGAGAAGTGAAGCAAGAAACGAATccagagaaggaggaagaagagcTAGAAGAGAAG GAGCAGGatgaaaaaagaattaaaattgaAACCAAAGAAGG GTCTGAGATAAAAGAGGAAGCTACGCAGGTTAAAACCGCACCGCCTGCTAAA ACCACGCCTCCCAAGTGTGTCGACTGCAGACAGTACCTGGACGATCCCGACCTCAAGTTCTTCCAGGGGGATCCCGACGATGCG ctggagGAGCCGGAGATGCTGACAGACGAGCGCTTGTCCATTTTTGATGCCAATGAAGATGGGTTTGAAAGTTATGAGGATTTGCCCCAGCACAAAGTGACCTCCTTCAG CGTCTACGACAAAAAGGGTCATTTGTGTCCGTTTGACACCGGGCTCATAGAGAGGAACATAGAACTGTACTTCAGTGGTGCTGTGAAACCAATATATGACGACAACCCTTGTCTAGATG GTGGCGTCCGAGCCAAGAAACTAGGTCCCATAAATGCTTGGTGGATCACTGGGTTTGACGGAGGAGAAAGAGCCTTGATCGGCTTCACTACAG cctTTGCGGATTACATTCTCATGGATCCCAGCGAGGAATATGCTCCCACCTTTGCCTTAATGCAGGAGAAGATCTACATGAGTAAAATTGTTGTGGAATTCCTCCAGAACAATCCCGATGTCAGCTATGAGGACTTGCTGAACAAGATCGAG AcaacagtgcctcctgctgggctgaacTTCAACCGCTTCACGGAGGACTCTCTGCTGCGGCACGCCCAGTTCGTGGTGGAGCAGGTGGAGAGCTACGATGAGGCTGGAGACAGTGATGAGCCGCCCGTCCTCATCACGCCGTGCATGAGAGACCTGATCAAACTGGCGGGCGTCACCCTGGGGAAGAG GCGAGCGGCGAGGAGACAGGCCATTCGGCATCCCACCAAGATAGACAAGGACAAAGGGCCCACCAAGGCCACCACCACCAAGCTGGTGTACCTCATCTTCGACACCTTCTTCTCGGAGCAGATCGAGAAGAACGAGAGAGAGGAAGACAAGGAGAACGCCATGAAGCGCCGGCGCTGCGGCGTGTGTGAG gTCTGTCAGCAGCCCGAGTGTGGAAAGTGCAAAGCCTGCCAGAACATGGTCAAGTTTGGTGGTAGTGGACGGAGCAAGCAAGCCTGCCTGCAGAGGAG GTGCCCCAATCTGGCCGTCAGAGAAGCAGATGAAGACGAGGAGGTGGACGATAACATCCCCGAAATGCCGTCCCCCAAAAAAATGCTCCAGGGAAGGAAGAAGAAGCAGAATAAAAGCAGGATTTCCTGGGTGGGGGAGCCAATCAAG CGCGACGGGAAGAAGGACTATTACCAGAAGGTTTGCATTGATTCCGAGACCCTGGAGGTGGGGGACTGCGTTTCCGTCAGCCCCGACGAGCCCTCCAAGCCTCTCTACCTAGCCAG AGTCACTGCGCTGTGGGAAGACAGCAGTGGACAAATGTTCCATGCCCACTGGTTCTGCCAGGGCATCGACACTGTCCTGGGAAAGACCTCGGACTCGTTGGAGCTCTTCCTGGTGGACGAGTGCGAGGACATGCAGCTGTCCTACATCCACGGCAAAGTGAACGTTGTCTACAAGGCTCCCTCGGAGAACTGGGCCTTGGAG GGGGGGCTGGACATGGAGATAAAGATGGTGGAAGACGACGGCAGAACCTATTTCTACCAAATGTGGTATGATCAAGAGTATGCCAGGTTCGAGTCTCCTCCGAAGCTCCAGCCCTTGGAAGACAACAAGTACAA GTTCTGTATGAGCTGCGCTCGCTTGGACGAGGTGAGGCAGAAGGAAATACTCAGAGTCATGGAGCCCCAAGAGGAGGTGGACGGGAAGATGTTTTACGGCCTGGCGACAAAGAACGGGGTGCAGTACAGGATAGGGGATGGCGTCTTCCTGCTGCCGGAGGCTTTCTCCTTCAG GCCTGAGAATACCCACAAGTCCATGAAAGCAAGTTACCACTCGGACATCAACCTGCTGTACTGGAGCGATGAGGAGGTGACGCTGGACTTCAAGGCCGTGCAGGGCCGCTGCAGGGTGGAGTACGGAGAGGACCTGACGGAATGTATTCAGGACTATTCTGCCAGCGGGTCTGACCGTTTCTACTTCCTAGAG GCTTACAATGCAAAAACCAAGAGCTTTGAAGACCCCCCGAACCATGCCCGCCGAGCTGGCAGTAAAGGCAAGGGCAAAGGCAAAGGCAAAG GCAAAGGCAAGTCGGCGTCTGCCTCGGAGCAAAGCAGACAGGAGGCTGCCGAGGTGAAGCTGCCCAAACTGCGCACCCTGGACGTGTTCTCGGGCTGCGGGGGCCTGTCTGAGGGATTCCACCAAGCAG GGATCTCGGAGACGCTGTGGGCCATCGAGATGTGGGATCCGGCTGCCCAGGCCTTCCGCCTCAATAATCCCGGCACCACGGTGTTCACCGAGGACTGCAATGTGCTGCTGAAGCTGGTCATGTCTGGTGAGAAGACCAACTCGCTGGGCCAGAAGCTCCCGCAGAAGGGGGACGTGGAGATGCTGTGCGGCGGCCCGCCCTGCCAGGGCTTCAGCGGCATGAATCGCTTCAACTCCCGCACCTACTCCAAGTTCAAGAACTCCCTGGTGGTCTCCTTTCTCAG TTACTGTGACTACTACAGACCCAGGTTCTTCCTGCTGGAGAATGTGAGGAACTTTGTCTCCTTCAAGCGCTCCATGGTGCTGAAGCTCACCCTGCGGTGCCTCGTGCGAATGGGCTACCAGTGCACCTTCGGGGTGCTGCAG GCGGGTCAGTACGGCGTGGCCCAGACACGCCGAAGGGCCATCGTCCTCGCTGCGGCCCCTGGAGAGAAGCTGCCCATGTTCCCTGAGCCCCTGCATGTGTTCGCACCCCGGGCCTGCCAGCTGAGCGTCGTGGTGGACGACAAGAAGTTTGTCAGCAATATCACCAG AACGTACTCAGGGCCCTTCCGAACCATCACGGTCCGGGACACCATGTCCGACCTGCCGGAGATCAGGAACGGCGCCTCGGCACTCGAGATCTCTTACAATGGGGAGCCGCAGTCCTGGTTCCAGCGGCAAATCAGGGGCTCGCAGTATCAACCCATCCTCAGGGATCACATCTGCAAG GACATGAGCGCGCTGGTAGCTGCTCGGATGAGGCACGTTCCCCTGGCCCCGGGCTCAGACTGGCGCGACCTGCCCAACATCGAGGTGCGGCTGTCGGACGGCACCACCACCCGGAAGCTGCGGTACACTCACCATGAGAAGAAGAATGGACGCAGCAGCACTGGAGCGTTGCGGGGGGTGTGCTCCTGCGCAGAAG GTAAACCATGCGACCCGGCAGACCGACAGTTCAACACCCTCATCCCCTGGTGCCTGCCCCACACCGGCAATCGGCACAACCATTGGGCCGGACTGTATGGCAGGCTAGAGTGGGACGGCTTCTTCAGCACCACCGTCACCAACCCGGAGCCCATGGGCAAACAG GGCCGAGTGCTTCATCCGGAGCAGCACCGGGTGGTGAGCGTGCGGGAGTGTGCGCGATCCCAGGGCTTCCCGGACACCTAcaggctctttggcaatgtcctGGACAAACACAGACAG GTTGGCAACGCAGTGCCTCCGCCTCTGGCGAAATCCATCGGGCTGGAGATCAAGTCGTGTGTGTTGGCAAAAATGAAAGAGGAGGCCACAG